From one Anopheles bellator chromosome 1, idAnoBellAS_SP24_06.2, whole genome shotgun sequence genomic stretch:
- the LOC131215569 gene encoding putative mediator of RNA polymerase II transcription subunit 12: MAATVATVATAPTMETTKTPTVEVTRTTAAKTPLEEELQKERENSRMLSSQISQLENQLEKMQQQLQELQQQFQQQHQQPAPQREPPQQQPPAPQQRPPSGKQPPTEKAHPQTLEQRLAGFQESILARMASFAADLLGTQPLQQQPKRKLKLSQKQRERQLDLLHLMQELMHLIQQQQQPQQDQQWEQRERQRQPSQLRRQRVAQQQQQQRVENPRPQPTTTATAPEPRPAFTAEGYPALPQASAPVEDLSSWAVVARHRPRTAREAPTASASRPQQQQQQQRPSQRGWSSRLQRDVVRVAPVEGESYASLFARVRGSEAVKLAQRRVHQSSQGHMLVEVQRRADAAECAATIRALVGEAGSTTLLGPKATVIANGLDHEATPELVAAGLSALLPNGEAVDPASVHLRMHPNATQKANVVLPARLAAQLAEKRLLLGMASVRLHVAEPVPREEERCYRCHLRGHRKHQCQGEDRSALCLRCGDTGHRRGQCSADRPKCAVCGGAHSTGSAICGGVAPQ, encoded by the exons atggcggcgacggtggcgacagtGGCGACGGCGCCGACAATGGAGACAACAAAGACTCCGACGGTGGAGGTGACGAGGACGACAGCGGCAAAAACGCCGCTGGAAGAAGAGCTgcagaaggagagagagaacagcaGAATGCTCTCCTCTCAAATCTCTCAACTGGAGAATCAGTTAGAgaaaatgcagcagcagctacaggaGTTGCAACAGCaattccagcagcaacatcagcagcctGCGCCGCAGCGCGAacctccgcagcagcagccgcccgcgccgcagcagcggccgccatcggggaAGCAGCCGCCAACAGAGAAGGCGCATCCACAGACGTTGGAGCAGCGGCTGGCCGGGTTCCAGGAAAGCATCCTGGCCCGGATGGCGTCGTTCGCGGCGGATCTGCTGGGGACGCAgcccctgcagcagcagccgaagcgGAAGCTGAAACTCTCCCAGAAGCAGCGAGAGCggcagc TGGACCTGTTGCATCTGATGCAGGAGTTGATGCATctgatccagcagcagcagcaaccgcaacaggACCAACAGTGGGAGCAGCGGGAACGGCAGAGGCAGCCCTCTCAACTGCGGCGACAGCGggtcgcgcagcagcagcagcagcagcgggtggAGAACCCTCGGCCgcagccaacgacgacggcgacagcgcCCGAGCCCAGGCCAGCCTTTACGGCCGAGGGGTACCCCGCCCTGCCACAGGCCAGTGCGCCGGTGGAGGATCTGTCCAGCTGGGCGGTCGTGGCGCGGCACCGCCCCCGCACGGCCCGGGAAGCGCCGACTGCCAGTGCGTCTcgtccgcagcagcagcaacagcagcagcgcccatcGCAGCGGGGCTGGAGCAGCCGTCTCCAGCGTGATGTCGTGAGGGTCGCGCCGGTAGAGGGCGAGTCGTACGCATCGCTTTTTGCCAGAGTGCGGGGCAGCGAAGCGGTCAAGCTGGCCCAGCGGAGGGTGCACCAGAGCTCCCAGGGCCACATGCTTGTGGAGGTGCAACGGAGAGCTGATGCAGCGGAGTGCGCCGCAACCATCCGCGCGCTGGTTGGGGAGGCTGGCAGCACCACCCTGCTAGGCCCGAAGGCGACGGTGATCGCCAACGGCCTCGACCACGAGGCCACACCAGAGCTGGTGGCAGCGGGACTGTCGGCGCTGCTGCCAAATGGCGAGGCCGTCGATCCGGCCAGCGTGCACCTGCGGATGCACCCCAACGCCACCCAGAAGGCGAACGTGGTGCTGCCCGCCCGGCTGGCGGCGCAGTTGGCGGAAAAGCGTCTCCTGCTGGGGATGGCCAGCGTCAGGCTGCACGTGGCGGAGCCAGTCCCACGTGAGGAGGAGCGGTGCTACCGGTGCCACCTGCGTGGGCACCGCAAGCATCAGTGCCAAGGCGAGGACCGGTCGGCCCTATGCCTGCGATGCGGCGACACTGGGCACCGGCGCGGGCAGTGCTCGGCCGACAGGCCAAAGTGCGCCGTGTGCGGGGGAGCGCACAGCACCGGCTCCGCCATCTGCGGGGGTGTTGCTCCACAGTGA